GCGCGAGATGAATTCAACAATTAAAGTAGGTGCTTATATGGATAGATTATTAGTTACATTAGGGGAAAACCAATATTTAGAAACAGAGCGATTGATATTAAGACCTGTTACATTAGAAGATACAGAAGATTTGTTTGAATATGCTTCTGATGTAGAGAACACTTCACATGTATTTCCTACACATCAATCTATAGAAGAAACGAAAGAAGTCATCGCAAACTTCTATTTAAATTCACCGCTCGGTAAATATGGAATCGTATTAAAGGAAAATAATAAATTTATTGGATCGATAGATTTAAGAGTAGAAAGTGAACATAAGCGAGCAGAAATCGGTTATGCATTGAATTTATCGTATACAGGAAAAGGTTATATGACAGAAGCAGGTACAAAAATATTGTCATTGGCTTTTGATAAATTGAATCTAAATCAAGTCAAAGCCGTTCATAGTACGATAAATCCTAAGTCAGGCGAAGTGATGAAACGTTTAGGTATGAAGAAGGTCGGTGTGATGCCTAAAAATAGAATTCATAAAGAAAGAATCGTCGACGATGCCATATACGCAATTACTGATACAGAATTTCAAAATATAAATAGTAAGTAATGAGAGAAGTAGGATAGTGAGTTTTAGAGTGTCTGTTGTGTGGTTCTAAGGGACAGAATTCATAGTATTGTCCGTTACGCCGTTCTAAGGGACAGAATTCCAGATTATGTCCGTTACGCGGTTCTAAGGGACAGAATTCCAGATTATGTCCGTTACACGGTTCTAAGGGACAAAATTCCAAATTATGTCCGTTACGTGGTTCTAAGGGACAGAATTCAGAGTATTGTCCGTTACGCCGTTCTAAGGGACAGAATTCCAGATTATGTCCGTTACGCGGTTCTAAAGGACAAAATTCCAGATTCTGTCCGTTACACGGTTCTAAGGGACAAAATTCCAGATTCTGTCCGTTACAGCATTCTAACGGTCATAATTCAGAATACTGACACTTACGGAACCTATAACAGTCACAATCCGAATTCTGTTCCATCACTTACACTAATCTAACAACTATAACGCGTACTATTTTCACTATAATGAAAAAAACAAGCAGCTCATTGAGCTGCTTGTTTTCTTTTTATTAATACTTATGCAAATATACTTTATTCGAATTTAGCGAATGTTTCAGCTGGTATACGTGATGCGCGATCGTTAGTCATTTCGCCTTTACCTATTGTAATAAGCATTGCTGGCACTAAGTGATCTTCGATATTAAATTCATCTATTACAGCTTGTTTATTAAATCCTATCATTGGGCATGTTGCAAATCCGGCATTTTCACTTGCAAGCATTAGACTCATTGCGAACAATGATGCGCCTCTGACTGCTTCATCTCTTTGATTTGTTGTACTTTCGAAAAATGTATTAACACTTGATATCAAGCCATCTTTTTTATCAGCTGGGATATGATTATGTTCTATCCAATCATCTGCCACGTCTTCAATTGTTTCGTGTGCCTTTAAATCACCTAAGATGATAAATGTTGCGCTTGCTTCTTTGACTTTAATTTGTTTATTTGAAGCTTGATATAGTTTTTCTTTTGCTTCATCAGATTGTGCAACAATCACTTTCCATTGTTGTAAATTCCATGCAGAGGGTGATAGTGCAGCTTGATCTAATAAGTTGTTAATTGTTTCTTTATCTAATTCATATGGTTCATAAGATTTTACAGAACGACGTTGTTCTAAGACTTCTTTAAATTCCATGATGGACTTCCTCCTTTAAATCGATAATGTTATCGTGATATAAACAAGAGAGAATTACAAATATTCTGCTTATTGTTAAAAAGACTGCTTGTTACAATCGTTTTAATATAATTTGTTTATAGTTATTTGTTACAATATAAGTAATAAGGTATTTTTGTAAGTTTATATGATTGAATGACTAAAGGAGCGATGTTCATGATTGATATTCATAATCACTTATTATATGGTTTAGACGATGGTCCGTTGGATGCTGAAAGTATGCTTGAATTAGCAAGAGAAGCCGAAAAGATAGGTATTACAGATATTGTAGTGACACCGCATTATATCGAACATCGATTTAAAAATAGTGCATCTATTGTGAAAGAGAGAACTGATGAAGTGCAGGCTCTATTAAATGACAATAAGATTGATATTAAAATATATCCAAGCCAAGAAATTCATATGTTTGGTAAAGAATTAGAGGGACTTCAATCAGGTGAATTACTGCCTATCACTCAAGGTTCAAAATACGTACTCATTGAATTTCCTTTCTTTTCTGTACCGGATTTTGCAGAAGAGACTTTTGATAAATTGTTTAATGCGGGATATCGCCCATTACTTGCGCATCCTGAACGTATCATTCCGATACAAGACAATCCAGAGATACTCTACGATTTAATTGATAGAGGTGCGCTTTGCCAAGTGACAGCAGGATCACTTGTGGATCGATATGGACCAGATGCGAAAAGGGTCGCAGATGAACTTCTTAAGAAGGACGCGATTCATATTATAGGAAGCGACGCACATAATACGTCGAATAGAAACTTTCACATTCGTGAAGCATATGAATATATTGAGCAACAATTTGGTGAAGAAAAAGTAATACAATTTAAAGAGAATGCACGAAAAATATTAGAAAACGAAGATATTTAATAAACGAAAGAAGCGGCTGGGACATAATATATGTCTCAGCCGCTTCTTTTATCTATAATTATTTATTTTGCTACTTCAAGTGTTTCAGTAGATTCTCGTTTATTTATTGTAAACATTAATGCACTAGCCAATATTACCATTATGAAAGCGAAATATGGAGTAAGTGACAATGTAAAGTGGTTTAATATAAATCCACCAATGACAGAACCAAATGTGATGCCAAGATTGAATGAAGATATATTTAAACTAGATGCGAAATTCACAGTTTCTTTACTGTGTCTTTCAGCAAAAATAACGACGATGAGTTGTAGACCAGGTACATTCATAAACGCAAATAATCCCATTAGTAATATACTGATAAGTCCAAATACATGGAGATGTATTGTTAAACCTAAAAGTAATAGTGTTAAAGCTTGTAATAAAAAGATAAACGTAAGTGAGCGTGTTGGGTCATTGTTTGTTAATTTTCCACCTAATGTGTTGCCGATTGCGACCATTACGCCATATAAAATTAATATAATAACAATGCTATTTGTATCATAACCTAAAATATGTGTGAGTATTTCAGTTAAATACGTATAGACAACAAATGTACCGCCATAGCCAAGTGTTGTAATTAAATAAAGCGTCATCAGTGGTTTGTTTTTAAATACGCTAAGTTGTTTTATGATAGGTGCTTGTTCATACTCTGTTAAGTGTTTAGGTACAAACATAATATTGGCGATTAAGCTAATTAAGCCAATCCCTGCAATCGTATAGAATGACATTTCATAGCCAAAAGTTTGACCAATCCATGTTCCAAACGGTACACCTGTTATTGTTGCAACTGTTAAACCAGTAAACATCATTGCGATCGCGCTTGAACGTTTGTGTGGAGGTACTAAGTCAGCTGCAATAGTAGTAGCAATTGACATAAATACACCATGAGCAAATGCGCTCAAGATTCTCATAGCTATAAGAAATGCAAAGGATGTTGCTACCCCTGCAAATATATTGGCGATAATAAATACGACCATAATGAGAATAAGTACTGTCTTTCTTTTAAAACGATTTGTTAAAGGGGTTAAAATCGGTGCTCCAAATGCTCCACCAATCGCGTATAAGGATACGGTTAAACTTGCAATTGGAATAGTGACATCAAAAGAATCTTTAATTAATGGTAAAAGTCCGACACTTATAAATTCTGCAGAGCCGATAGCGAATGCTGAAATGGCGAGAGAAATAAGTGCGAGTTGATTTGAAATATTAGTTTTCATCTGTAAATTTCCTTTCCTTGTTATATGATATGTGTTATTTTATATCTTAAGTAATCAAATAGGAAGTACGTACTTTAATGTCATATAGGTACTAAAAAGTACCCTTAGGAGGAATATTATGAATGGAACGCAATATCATATTGGAGTAGAAGCTACGATTGATGTAATAGGTGGGAAGTGGAAACCAGTCATTTTATGTCATTTGAAGCATGGGAAAATGAGAACGTCAGAATTAAAAAAAGCTATACCACAGATTACTCAGAAAATGTTGACGCAACAATTGAGAGAATTAGAAAAAGACCAAATTATCAATAGAATTGTCTATCAACAAGTACCTCCAAAAGTAGAATATGAAATTTCTGAATATGGAAGCACGTTGAATCTTTTATTAGAGCATCTATGTAAATGGGGAGAATTACATGTTCAAAAACGAAAAGAAAACGGAGAAGAGGTTGAATTAAATTCAGTTGAATTTATAGATGTTGTTTAAAAATTAAAATGAATAAAAAGAAGGAAAATGAGTAATCATTTTCCTTCTTTTTATTCAAACATACCTTTTCTTATTACTTCATATTCGGATACCATTTGTTTTCCTTTTGCAAGTACGTCTTTAACGCGGTGTTTTTCGGTGTCTAATATGAGAATATCAGCGTCATAGTTTACTTCTATGTGTCCTTTGTGATGAAGTGTGAGGACTTTTGCGACGTTTGAGGTGAACATAGCGATGATGTCTTCTTGATTAGCATGTGTATCTAATAAATTAAATAATTGTTGTGTAAGCATGCTGCATTTCGCGACATCATAACCGACTAATTTATTACGTTCATCAAATTTAGGTAAGCTACCGTGACCATCTGAAGATATAGTAAGTCTAGATAAATCACCGTCATGTTTTTTGAAATAATCCACGCATTCAACGGTATTGTCACTAGCCGTTAAATCAACGTACACGCCTTGATGACTCAAGTTGACGCCTTCTTTTAACAGATTTAATGCCTTATCGAAATGAGTGACATACATTTTGTTTGGTTTGACATCATAATGATCTAACAGTTCATATATTTGATCTAATTGATGCTTCCCCGTTCCTAAATGGAAGTGAGTGACACCAGCTTTACCGCTTAACATACCGCCAACAGTTGTCTCGGATACAATCCTTGCAAGCTCTTGAGTTGTTGGTATGGATGATCTGAAATCGTTAATGGCAACTTCACCAGTTCCTATAACTTTATCGATTAATAACAGATCTTCTTGAATAGATTGCGTTAATGTTGTGATGGGCAAGTGATAATTTCCTGTATACATATAAGTAGAAACACCTTCAGCTTCTAAGGCTTTTGCTTTTGAATAAAGGTTCGTGAGCGTGCGAGATAGACCATCCG
The Mammaliicoccus sp. Dog046 genome window above contains:
- a CDS encoding helix-turn-helix domain-containing protein codes for the protein MNGTQYHIGVEATIDVIGGKWKPVILCHLKHGKMRTSELKKAIPQITQKMLTQQLRELEKDQIINRIVYQQVPPKVEYEISEYGSTLNLLLEHLCKWGELHVQKRKENGEEVELNSVEFIDVV
- a CDS encoding tyrosine-protein phosphatase, yielding MIDIHNHLLYGLDDGPLDAESMLELAREAEKIGITDIVVTPHYIEHRFKNSASIVKERTDEVQALLNDNKIDIKIYPSQEIHMFGKELEGLQSGELLPITQGSKYVLIEFPFFSVPDFAEETFDKLFNAGYRPLLAHPERIIPIQDNPEILYDLIDRGALCQVTAGSLVDRYGPDAKRVADELLKKDAIHIIGSDAHNTSNRNFHIREAYEYIEQQFGEEKVIQFKENARKILENEDI
- a CDS encoding MFS transporter; amino-acid sequence: MKTNISNQLALISLAISAFAIGSAEFISVGLLPLIKDSFDVTIPIASLTVSLYAIGGAFGAPILTPLTNRFKRKTVLILIMVVFIIANIFAGVATSFAFLIAMRILSAFAHGVFMSIATTIAADLVPPHKRSSAIAMMFTGLTVATITGVPFGTWIGQTFGYEMSFYTIAGIGLISLIANIMFVPKHLTEYEQAPIIKQLSVFKNKPLMTLYLITTLGYGGTFVVYTYLTEILTHILGYDTNSIVIILILYGVMVAIGNTLGGKLTNNDPTRSLTFIFLLQALTLLLLGLTIHLHVFGLISILLMGLFAFMNVPGLQLIVVIFAERHSKETVNFASSLNISSFNLGITFGSVIGGFILNHFTLSLTPYFAFIMVILASALMFTINKRESTETLEVAK
- a CDS encoding GNAT family protein, which produces MDRLLVTLGENQYLETERLILRPVTLEDTEDLFEYASDVENTSHVFPTHQSIEETKEVIANFYLNSPLGKYGIVLKENNKFIGSIDLRVESEHKRAEIGYALNLSYTGKGYMTEAGTKILSLAFDKLNLNQVKAVHSTINPKSGEVMKRLGMKKVGVMPKNRIHKERIVDDAIYAITDTEFQNINSK
- a CDS encoding nitroreductase family protein, with protein sequence MEFKEVLEQRRSVKSYEPYELDKETINNLLDQAALSPSAWNLQQWKVIVAQSDEAKEKLYQASNKQIKVKEASATFIILGDLKAHETIEDVADDWIEHNHIPADKKDGLISSVNTFFESTTNQRDEAVRGASLFAMSLMLASENAGFATCPMIGFNKQAVIDEFNIEDHLVPAMLITIGKGEMTNDRASRIPAETFAKFE
- the iadA gene encoding beta-aspartyl-peptidase, yielding MFTLIINGEIYSPKYIGQKPILIQGKTIIKIGNIDITALKKIDPDFITIDAKDHTIMPGIIDPHIHLLGGGGEAGYMTRTPEVNLTDLIKNGITSVVGLIGTDGLSRTLTNLYSKAKALEAEGVSTYMYTGNYHLPITTLTQSIQEDLLLIDKVIGTGEVAINDFRSSIPTTQELARIVSETTVGGMLSGKAGVTHFHLGTGKHQLDQIYELLDHYDVKPNKMYVTHFDKALNLLKEGVNLSHQGVYVDLTASDNTVECVDYFKKHDGDLSRLTISSDGHGSLPKFDERNKLVGYDVAKCSMLTQQLFNLLDTHANQEDIIAMFTSNVAKVLTLHHKGHIEVNYDADILILDTEKHRVKDVLAKGKQMVSEYEVIRKGMFE